In Pseudomonas sp. PDNC002, the DNA window CTGGCAGAAGATCGCGCAAATCGGTGGCGTAACCTTGGGTGATGACGTCGAGATCGGCGCCAATACCACCATCGACCGTGGCGCGCTCTCCGATACCCTGGTGGGTAACGGTGTGAAGCTGGACAACCAGATCATGATCGCCCACAACGTGCAGATCGGTGACCACACGGCCATGGCCGGTTGCTGCGGCATTTCCGGCAGCGCCAAGATCGGCAAGCATTGCATGCTGGCTGGCGGTGTCGGGTTGGTCGGTCACATCGAGATCTGCGACAACGTTTTCGTTACCGGTATGACCATGGTCACCCGTTCGATCACCGAACCGGGCTCCTATTCCTCCGGTACCGCCATGCAGCCTGCGGCTGAATGGAAGAAGAGCGCCGCGCGTATTCGTCAGCTGGATGACATGGCCCGTCGTCTGCAACAGCTAGAAAAGCGCCTGGCCGCCGTGACCCCGAGTGGCAACGCTCCATCAGATGCGTGAGTCACGCATTTTTTGGCGTTTCCCTTTTCTGAACAGGCTCCCCTGAACATGATGGACATCAACGAGATTCGCGAATACCTGCCTCATCGCTACCCTTTCCTGCTGGTGGATCGGGTGGTCGAGCTGGACATCGAAGGCAAGCGCATTCGCGCCTACAAGAATGTCAGCATCAACGAGCCGTTCTTCAATGGCCACTTCCCGCAGCACCCGATCATGCCGGGCGTGCTGATCATCGAGGCCATGGCCCAGGCCGCCGGCATTCTCGGTTTCAAGATGCTCGACGTGAAGCCGGCCGATGGCACCCTGTACTACTTCGTCGGCTCCGACAAGCTGCGCTTCCGCCAGCCAGTGCTGCCGGGCGATCAATTGCAGCTCAACGCCCAGTTCCTCAGCGTCAAACGCGGCATCTGGAAGTTCGACTGTAATGCCACCGTCGATGGCAAGCCGGTATGCTCGGCCGAAATCATCTGTGCGGAACGCAAACTATGAGTTTGATCGATCCTCGCGCCATCATCGACCCGCGCGCAAAGCTGGCTGACGACGTAGAAGTGGGCCCCTGGTCCATCGTCGGGCCGGATGTGGAGATCGGCGAAGGTACGGTGATCGGTCCGCACGTGGTGGTCAAAGGCCCCACGAAGATCGGTAAGCACAATCGGATTTTCCAGTTCTCCAGCGTCGGTGAGGACACTCCCGACCTGAAGTACAAGGGAGAGCCGACACGCCTGGTAATTGGCGATCACAACGTGATCCGCGAGGGTGTCACCATCCACCGCGGCACCATCCAGGATCGCTCGGAAACCACTATCGGCGACCATAACCTGTTCATGGCCTACGTCCACGTCGGTCATGACAGTGTGATCGGCAATCATTGCATCCTGGTGAACAACACCGCGCTGGCGGGTCACGTGCATGTCGATGATTGGGCAATCCTGTCGGGTTATACCCTGGTGCACCAGTTCTGCCGGATTGGCGCCCACGCCTTCTCCGGCATGGGAACGACCATTGGCAAGGACGTTCCGGCCTATGTGACCGTCTTCGGCAATCCAGCCGAGGCGCGTAGCATGAACTTCGAAGGCCTGCGCCGTCGCGGTTTCAGCGCCGAATCGATCCAGGCGCTGCGCCGGGCCTACAAGGTGGTCTACCGCCAGGGCTTGACCGTGGATGAGGCGCTCGCCGAATTGGTCGAAGTCTCAGCGCAGTTCCCGGAAGTCGCCGTGTTCCGCGACTCCATCCAGAGCTCCACCCGCGGCATCACCCGCTGACCATGCAACCGACCGCTCGCAAGCTGCGCGTCGCCCTGGTCGCGGGCGAGGCGTCCGGCGATATCCTCGGCTCCGGCCTGATGCAGGCGCTCAAGCAGCGTCACCCCGACATCGAGTTCATCGGTGTCGGTGGTCCGCGCATGCAGGCCGAAGGGCTGCAATCGCATTTCCCAATGGAGCGTCTGGCCGTCATGGGTCTGGTCGAGGTCCTCGGCCGCCTGCGTGAACTGCTGCGCCGCCGCAAGGATCTGGTGCGGATGCTGATCGCGGCCAAGCCGGATGTGTTCATCGGCATCGATGCGCCGGACTTCAACCTCAACATCGAATTGAAGCTGCGCCGTGCGGGCATCCGCACGGTGCACTACGTCAGTCCGTCGGTATGGGCCTGGCGGCAGAAGCGCGTGCTGAAGATCAAGGAAGCCTGCGACCTGATGCTCGCACTGTTCCCGTTCGAGGCGCGCTTCTACGAAGAGCATGCCGTGCCGGTGCGCTTCGTCGGCCATCCGCTGGCCAATACCATCCCGCTGGAAGCCGACCGGACCGGTGCGCGCGACCGCTTTGGCCTGCCACAGGACGCCTGCGTCGTGGCGCTGTTGCCGGGCAGCCGGGGGGGGGAGGTCGGCAAGCTCGGTGCCTTGTTCCTCGATACTGCCGAACGCCTGCTGGCGGCTCGCCCGCAGCTGCGCTTCGTACTGCCTTGCGCCAGTCCCGAGCGCCGTGCGCAGATTGAGGAAATGCTGGTCGGTCGTGACCTGCCCGTGCAGTTGCTCGACGGTGCTTCCCACGACGCCCTGGCCGCCTGCGACGCGGTGCTGATCGCCTCGGGGACTGCGACGCTGGAAGCGCTGCTGTACAAGCGGCCGATGGTCGTCGCCTACAAGGTGGCGCCGATGACCTACCGCATTCTCAAGCGTCTGGTGAAAAGCCCTTACATCTCGCTACCGAACCTGCTGGCCGGTCGCCTGCTGGTGCCAGAGCTGATCCAGGACGCGGCAACGCCGGACGCGCTGGCCGCTACTTTGCTGCCGCTGCTTGATGACGGCAGTGTGCAAACCGAATCCTTCGACGCCATCCACCGCGCTTTGCGCCAGGATGCGTCCGCGCAGGCCGCCGAAGCGGTACTCGCCCTGGTGGAGAAACGCTGATGCAGATGGGGCTTGATTTCACCCTGGTGGAAGAGCTGGTCGCCGGTGTCGACGAAGTGGGTCGCGGACCGCTGTGCGGTCCGGTG includes these proteins:
- the lpxA gene encoding acyl-ACP--UDP-N-acetylglucosamine O-acyltransferase — protein: MSLIDPRAIIDPRAKLADDVEVGPWSIVGPDVEIGEGTVIGPHVVVKGPTKIGKHNRIFQFSSVGEDTPDLKYKGEPTRLVIGDHNVIREGVTIHRGTIQDRSETTIGDHNLFMAYVHVGHDSVIGNHCILVNNTALAGHVHVDDWAILSGYTLVHQFCRIGAHAFSGMGTTIGKDVPAYVTVFGNPAEARSMNFEGLRRRGFSAESIQALRRAYKVVYRQGLTVDEALAELVEVSAQFPEVAVFRDSIQSSTRGITR
- the fabZ gene encoding 3-hydroxyacyl-ACP dehydratase FabZ → MMDINEIREYLPHRYPFLLVDRVVELDIEGKRIRAYKNVSINEPFFNGHFPQHPIMPGVLIIEAMAQAAGILGFKMLDVKPADGTLYYFVGSDKLRFRQPVLPGDQLQLNAQFLSVKRGIWKFDCNATVDGKPVCSAEIICAERKL
- the lpxB gene encoding lipid-A-disaccharide synthase — its product is MQPTARKLRVALVAGEASGDILGSGLMQALKQRHPDIEFIGVGGPRMQAEGLQSHFPMERLAVMGLVEVLGRLRELLRRRKDLVRMLIAAKPDVFIGIDAPDFNLNIELKLRRAGIRTVHYVSPSVWAWRQKRVLKIKEACDLMLALFPFEARFYEEHAVPVRFVGHPLANTIPLEADRTGARDRFGLPQDACVVALLPGSRGGEVGKLGALFLDTAERLLAARPQLRFVLPCASPERRAQIEEMLVGRDLPVQLLDGASHDALAACDAVLIASGTATLEALLYKRPMVVAYKVAPMTYRILKRLVKSPYISLPNLLAGRLLVPELIQDAATPDALAATLLPLLDDGSVQTESFDAIHRALRQDASAQAAEAVLALVEKR